The genomic window CTGTTGGGATCTTTTCCGAAGGCTTTGTATGCCGCGCGGGAACATGCGACATTTTTAAACTCGTTTATGGGGGTTTCGGCCATTATGCCGGTCAGCGACGGTATAACGTTTTTTTCAATAACGTCCCATAAAGCGGCGTTTGTTTCTTCCACAGCCGCGGTATATTTGATACAGCCAAGACGTATTGACGGAAACTTGCTTTTCATGCCGGCGTCAATTTTAATATCCATTTTTTCACCTCAAAATCCTATGTTATAATAAGCCCGGGAATATGTCCCGCGGCCTGCCTACTTATAAATTATACCATATTGCTTTCGTTTTACAAGGGTATCCATATAAATACACAGCGTGAAACTGTTTTTTAAGGCGCGGTTTCAAAAATGCTTTTGCCTAATCATAAGCGGAAAAAAACATGTTTTTTCTATTTTATAAACGGTTTTGCCGCAAGGGAAATGAAAAACAGGGCGGCGGCCGCAAGCACCATGGAAGCCCCGGCCGACGCGTCCGCATAGAATGAAACAACAAGCCCAGAAACGCCGCTTATAAGCCCGCATGCAAGGGATATAAAGTGGTACTGCGCAGAATTTTTAGATACGTTGCGCGCGGCGGCGGCGGGAAGTATCAGAAGCGAATTTATTGTAAGTATGCCTATCCATTTTACTGAAAGCATTACGGAAACGGCAACGATAACTACAAATATATTTTCCATTAAAGAGCAGTTGATCCCACGGCTTGAAGCCAATGCCGAATTTATGCTTACAAGGAGGAGCTTGTTGTATATTTTGTACCATATTATATATACCGCTATGAGGGCTGCCGACATAATAAGTATTTCCGTTGGGGTAACTATAAGTATATCGCCTATAAGATAGGACGAATACTTTGCAAAGCCGCCTTCTTTTGAAAGAATTACTATGCCGAGAGCAACGGAGACCGAAGAAAAAACGCTTATAACGGTATCGGTTGAAGCGGTATTTAAAGATTTCACACGGCTTATGGCAAGGCCGAGGAATATGCCGAATGCAATCATGCTGAG from Anaerotignum faecicola includes these protein-coding regions:
- a CDS encoding metal ABC transporter permease, with amino-acid sequence MENIYKLLEILPFELLKYDFMKNALLATLLITPLFALLGTMAVNNKMAFFSDALGHSAFTGIAIGVLLGLKSPTLSMIAFGIFLGLAISRVKSLNTASTDTVISVFSSVSVALGIVILSKEGGFAKYSSYLIGDILIVTPTEILIMSAALIAVYIIWYKIYNKLLLVSINSALASSRGINCSLMENIFVVIVAVSVMLSVKWIGILTINSLLILPAAAARNVSKNSAQYHFISLACGLISGVSGLVVSFYADASAGASMVLAAAALFFISLAAKPFIK